The DNA window GAATATAATTCTCTAACTTATATATCTTTATCTCATCAATATTCTCTATACAAACTAAAGCTTCAATGTCTACATTCAAAGTATCATCCTTATCTTCAAAATTGAATTCTAAATATATTGTAATATTTTCTTTATCAAAAATAAATAAATGATTTTCAAAACTAATATTAAGAAATAAACTCTCAAATAAAGGATTATCTTCTAACTTAAATCGTAAATCATGATGTTTCAAAATTCTTGAATTAAACTTCTCAGATAAAATAACATCCTCAGTAATATTTTGCAGAACTTCAATATCTTTTTTTAGACCAATTATTTCTTCTAAGATTTTCCTAATTAAATCTATTTTTTGAGTCTTACCAAATCTTTTTATATCTCTAGTATAATCTCTATTAGAACCAAATTCTTTTGTTGAACTAAGTTTTACTTCAAAACAAGACCTTTCTTTCTCTAGAACAACAAATTCCTTAATATTAAAAAAATCTACTCCTACTTTATCAAATCCAATTATAAAATTTTCAACAATAAAACCCATTACATACCATGAAGTTTAATATTTAAAAAATTAAGTATACTATTTCCTATTACTATTGACCAATAGTAAATTTTATAAATAAAAAAGTACTATAAAAAATATGGGTAAAGAATTCTATACAGCAGTTGTCGCATATACTACTCCTTCAGGTAGAATGCATTTAGGTCATGGACTAGGCCATACAATGGCAGATGTAACCATGAGATATAATTCTTTAAAATCAGGAAAAAAAGGTTTTTTTCCTATTGGAGTTCATGCAACTGGAAAAGATTTAGTCAAAATAATTGACAAATTATCTTCAGAAGGCGATAAAACAGCAATTTATGAAAGATACAATATTTCTCAAAAAAAAGCAAAAGAAATTTTAGCTTTTCCTCAATTAGAAGAAAGAGTAGATAGTTTAGTTATGGAATATAAAAATCAATATCAAGAAGTTCTAGAAAAACTTGGCATTGGAATTGATATAGATGCATTTTTTAGTTCACATCAATCAGCAAATCAAAAATTCACACAATGGACATTAAGAAAATTAAATAAATCAAACTTGATAGTAGATAGTAAAAACCCTAGATACTTTTGTACAAAATGTGAAGATATTAAAGCTATCGAAAGTGATTTCTCCGAAGTATCACCTTCTGGAAAGGTAGATTTAGATAATTTGAACATAGCAGAAGGTTCATATATATTATTTGAAGGAGATAAAGCTATAATTCCTGTATATACTACAAGACCTGAAACAGTTTTTGGAGCAACCAATATATATGGAAATAATAATATTTCATATGTTGCTGTAGACCTAAAAAATAAAGATAAACCAGTAATAGTTGATGAAGAGTCTTTAGACCAATTAATTGATACTCTAGGAGGTAAATCTTCTGTCAAAAATATTCTATCTACAAAAAATATAACTTCTGAAATCATTACAAATCCAGTTAATAATCAAAAAATTCCTATTTTAAATGCTAATTTTGTTAAAGCAAATAATGGAACAGGTTTTGTAATGAGCGTACCTTCACACGATCCTTTTGATGCATTTTATTTAAAAAAAGTAGCACCTGAATTATTAGATAACAAAAAAGTTGTAATTGTTGATAAGAATGGTAATCCTATATCATTTGATATTGAAGAATTAACTGAAAAAAATTTAGAAGAAATAAGAAAAAATACTTACAAATTACAAGAAAAAGGATTTTTTGCAAATGATATTGAAAAATATAGTAATATGTCAGTTAAAGTTGGAAGAAAAAAATTATTAGAAAATCTAATTTCACAAGGATTGGGAGGAGAATTACTTAGATTAGAAGGTGGTGTATTTAACTGTAGAGCAGATGATACAAGAATCATTGCAAAAAGAACAAGTGAAAGAGCAATAAATTATGCTAATCAAGAGGTCCAAAATAAAGTAATATCTTTAATTGATAATATGATAATAAATCCTGGAAACTACAGAGAAGAACTTAAAGGATTTATTAGAACAAGATTACCAAAACCTTGTGAAAGAAAAGGTGAAAATATGGTTGGGTCTCCTTCTCCATTTGATTCAACTAAAAGAATTGAAGCTTTAGCTGATAGTAATATTTATATGGAATTTTATGGAATTGCGCAATTAATAAATCAAGGAAAAATTAAAGAAGATAATTTAACTGATGAATTTTTTAATTATGTATTTCTAAATGAAGGAATTATAGAAGAAGTTTCGCAAAATGTTGGACTTAGTACAAAAAAACTAGAAATAGTTAAAAAACATATTAATGAAATATATCCTATTAATTTAAATGTTGCAGCAACAGAACATAAAGATGTTCATTTTCCATTCTCATTATTTACACATGGAGCAGTATTACCTGATTCATTTTTCCCCGAAGAATATTTGCTAACATCATTAATAACTATGAAAGGTGAAAAAATGTCAAAATCAAAAGGAAATGTTATATATCTAGATAATTTAATTGAAGATATTCGTACAAACCATCCAATTGAAGGTTTCTCTGAAGAAGTATCATTTGATGCAATAAGATACTTTTTGACAAATTACCAATCCTTGGATAGAAATTTTGATTGGGATCCTGATGTATTTGAAAATTCAGGTATAGGAGCATTACAAAAATTTGTAACAAATAAAAATAGACAAATACAAATATTAAAAGAAGAGTCAACTATTCCAAAAACTAAAAAATCTAGTTCATTAGATAAATGGCTTCTAACAACTAAACAAAAAGCTATTCAAAATGTTAATGAATCTATGGATAAAAGAGATTTTAGAAAATCAAGTATTGAAGTATTTACAATGATGGAAAAAGCTTTAAGACATTATCAAACACATGCTAAATATAGAGATTTAAATTTAGAAAGTGATTTTTTAAAAACACAAATTGAAATGACATATCCATTTACGCCAAGAGTTGCACAAGAATTATATAAAAGAGGATTTGATTCAGAAATAAATTCTTGGCCAGAAATGAACTCTAAAGAAAAATTTGCTGAAGATTTCGAACAAATTGAAAGCACATTTAATCCTAATCACAAAAAATTAAGAATAGGAAAAGTTCAAGCAGAACTTGGAAAAATGATGGGGAAAAAAGAAATTACTAAAGGGGATAATGTTACAATTATTGTTCCTGCAGATTTCACTAAAGAAATGATTGAAAACTCAAATATGAAACAATTAAAAACACTAAATGTCTCATTTGAAGTGAATCCTAATATTGATGAAATAGAAATTAGGAAAAATTAGGCTTTATCCGAAGTAGATTTATAAAGTTCAAATTTCTTTAATTATTATGATTCGTAAACTTGTACAAAAACAAATAATTCCTCACGAGAATTCTTTTCGTCAAGAATTAAATA is part of the Candidatus Woesearchaeota archaeon genome and encodes:
- a CDS encoding class I tRNA ligase family protein, giving the protein MGKEFYTAVVAYTTPSGRMHLGHGLGHTMADVTMRYNSLKSGKKGFFPIGVHATGKDLVKIIDKLSSEGDKTAIYERYNISQKKAKEILAFPQLEERVDSLVMEYKNQYQEVLEKLGIGIDIDAFFSSHQSANQKFTQWTLRKLNKSNLIVDSKNPRYFCTKCEDIKAIESDFSEVSPSGKVDLDNLNIAEGSYILFEGDKAIIPVYTTRPETVFGATNIYGNNNISYVAVDLKNKDKPVIVDEESLDQLIDTLGGKSSVKNILSTKNITSEIITNPVNNQKIPILNANFVKANNGTGFVMSVPSHDPFDAFYLKKVAPELLDNKKVVIVDKNGNPISFDIEELTEKNLEEIRKNTYKLQEKGFFANDIEKYSNMSVKVGRKKLLENLISQGLGGELLRLEGGVFNCRADDTRIIAKRTSERAINYANQEVQNKVISLIDNMIINPGNYREELKGFIRTRLPKPCERKGENMVGSPSPFDSTKRIEALADSNIYMEFYGIAQLINQGKIKEDNLTDEFFNYVFLNEGIIEEVSQNVGLSTKKLEIVKKHINEIYPINLNVAATEHKDVHFPFSLFTHGAVLPDSFFPEEYLLTSLITMKGEKMSKSKGNVIYLDNLIEDIRTNHPIEGFSEEVSFDAIRYFLTNYQSLDRNFDWDPDVFENSGIGALQKFVTNKNRQIQILKEESTIPKTKKSSSLDKWLLTTKQKAIQNVNESMDKRDFRKSSIEVFTMMEKALRHYQTHAKYRDLNLESDFLKTQIEMTYPFTPRVAQELYKRGFDSEINSWPEMNSKEKFAEDFEQIESTFNPNHKKLRIGKVQAELGKMMGKKEITKGDNVTIIVPADFTKEMIENSNMKQLKTLNVSFEVNPNIDEIEIRKN